Proteins from a genomic interval of Acetobacterium woodii DSM 1030:
- a CDS encoding ABC transporter ATP-binding protein — protein MLRINNLQVAYGGIEAVKGIDLEVPEGKIVTLIGANGAGKSTTLRAIVNLVKSKAGSITYNDDELLGLDTTKIVDKGITLVPEGRHVFPDLTVIENLKIGAYMRKDRLDDDLKRIYGLFPRLEERSWQPAGTLSGGEQQMLAVGRAMMSRPKLLMMDEPSLGLAPLIVQGIFDIIKTLNQEGMTILLIEQNANMALKVADYAYVLETGKITKQGTGHELLADESIKEAYLGKSHRKN, from the coding sequence ATGTTGAGAATTAATAATTTACAAGTTGCCTATGGTGGCATCGAAGCTGTCAAAGGTATTGATCTGGAAGTGCCGGAAGGCAAAATTGTCACATTGATTGGCGCCAACGGTGCTGGAAAAAGCACCACCCTTCGTGCCATTGTCAATCTGGTTAAATCAAAAGCTGGTAGCATTACCTATAACGATGATGAACTTTTAGGTCTTGATACCACCAAAATTGTTGACAAAGGGATTACCTTGGTCCCCGAAGGACGTCATGTCTTTCCCGATTTAACCGTCATCGAAAACCTCAAAATTGGCGCTTACATGCGAAAAGATCGGTTAGATGATGATCTCAAGCGAATCTATGGTCTTTTCCCCCGTTTGGAAGAGCGCTCCTGGCAACCAGCCGGAACCTTATCGGGTGGGGAACAACAAATGCTGGCCGTCGGTCGGGCGATGATGAGCCGGCCCAAACTACTAATGATGGATGAACCATCGCTTGGGCTGGCACCATTAATTGTTCAAGGCATTTTTGATATCATCAAAACACTTAATCAAGAAGGTATGACCATTTTACTGATCGAGCAAAATGCCAATATGGCCCTTAAAGTAGCCGATTATGCTTATGTTCTGGAAACTGGTAAAATTACCAAACAAGGTACCGGTCATGAACTTCTGGCTGATGAAAGTATCAAAGAAGCTTATCTGGGCAAGAGTCATCGAAAAAATTAA